The DNA region ATGCCATTTGTGGTGTTGCGGAAGCCTCCATGGTGTGGATATAAAAATGATTGGCCCCTGGATGTTTGGGACAAATGACCAATGCCTGTTCTAACAACGATCGGATTTGCGGCGTCCATGGTTTGGGCGTAAAATCATGCGCATACAGGTCCCAGGGATGGAGCAACAGTAAAGCATCAGCATATAGGGTTAATACCTCGGCGTTTTTAGGATACTTTGAATATACTGCCTGCATGGCATCGGCATAATTGGTTCTTAACTGCTTTACTGTAAGGCTGCTGTCTTTACTGTAGCGCTGCTGCATAGCTGTAATAAGCTCCTTTTCGAGCGAGGTGCTATTGGTGCTCAGCCTTTTGCTTTTTTCTGATGCTTCATAGGCATCAGCCGGAGGGGCATACCCATTAGGATAGTTAATAGTTGGCCCTAAAGCCAGTGATTTGCCATACCAGGCCATTGCGCAGCCGGGATCAAAACGGGTTGCTTTGATAAAAGATGCTATTGCTTCGATAGAATGAAAAGCATAATACATGCTTATGCCCTGGTTAAAATAAAATTGCGCACTATCGGATGATGTGGTGATTTTCCATTGATAGTTACCCCAGCCCTTTAATGCCGGGATCTCCGGGATGCTATCTGCACTCTTATACCCAAAACCACATACCACGGCCCGTTTAACGGTGCTTTTATACGGTAAAGCCGTTGACGTTACGGTGCTTTTTTGATAACGGTAATAAAAGGACTGCGCTGTGAAAGAAACAACGATCAATCCAAAAAAGCTTTTGATTAAAAGGAGGTTATTTTTCATTGTGATACATTAAACAGGTTATTTAAAAGCTAAAAGCAGAATGCATAAAGCCTAAGCTTAATATCCTGATTATTAACCTTATTAAATTACTTTATGTGAAATTAATTATTAGGTTCTATATAGGTGCAATTTAGAGTTTGCAAGGTGAAAGGTTTTCAATCAAGGACGTATTACAAATAATCCTTTTCTTCAAAAACTTCCTCCCGGTTTTGTTCAATAGGAAAGGTTATCATTAACGTAACACCCTGGCCGTTTTCAATTACAAATTTCCCTTTTAACTGCTTGCCAAGCGCTTTCATCATTTCCATCCCAAGGGAATTAGCCTCACCAAAGTCAAAGTCGGGAGGGAGGCCGCGCCCGGTGTCAGATACCTTTAAAATTGCGTTTTCATCATCTGATGTTGACAGGCTCACCATGATCTCCCCGCCCTTATGATCAAAAGCATATTTTATAGCATTCGTGATCGCTTCGTTTAATATTAAACCGATAGGTACTGCAAGGGCCGGATCAAGGTTAAGAGGATTTAACACCTGTTTTATTTTGATCTGCCTGTAACCTGTATCGAACGAATCGCTCAGGTAATCGATCAGTTCACCAATATAAGCGGGCATAGATACAAGGGCGGTGGTTGTACTGCTGTATAGTTTCTGATGTAAAAGCGCTATAGCGTTTACCCGGTGCTGGCTGCCGCGAATTGCTTCAAGTGCGATATCATTTTGTAAATAAGCCGATTGCGTGTTCAAAATGCTCATTACAATTTGCAGGTTGTTTTTTACCCGGTGATGTACTTCTTTTAACAACCATTCCTTTTGCAGCAGCAGATCTTCCAGCAGAATGTTTTTAGAGGTGATCACCTCGTTGCTTTTTTGCTTATGCACGTTTTGCCTGAATAATAAAGCCGCTATAACCAGCAATAAAAATATGGCGCCGATTGTAAGGTTTTTAACCAGGTTGGCCTGCTGTAAATTGGCCTGCTCAAGCTTGCTCTTTTGGTTTAAAAGTGTAATTTGTGCTTCCTTTTGCCGGGTTTCAAATTCAATTTGCAGTTGCTCAATCTGTTTGCTTTTGGTGGTACTAAATATCGAGTCTTTGATGGCACTGGCTGATATAAGATGATGAATTGCCGACTGATACTGCCGCCGGCTGGTATCCAGGCCAAACCAAAGGGTTTCATTGGTGCCAAGGTCATTGGCATTGCCAATCTTCCTCAACAGGTCCTGGTTCATTTTGAGGTATTTTAACGCTTCGGCAAACCTGGCGGTTGCGGTGTAAAATTTAATGATCAGTTCATAATAGCTGCTCCGGGCATATAAATTGAGGTTAGGATTGTTGGTTTGCTGTATCAGCTTGTCGCAGTAAAGTTTAGCTTCACTATACTGTTTTAACGCCAGATAAATTTTAAGATAGGTTTGACTTACCTCATCGCCTCCTTCATATAGCTTTCCGGAGGGATGCACAAATTTTTGGGTCACCTGTGTTAAAAAAGCTTTGGCTTTTTGCGGCTGACGCATCCGGAGGTAAACATCAACTATATTGCCTGCCAGCAAGTATATGGTTGCATTATCTTTCTCTGATTTGGCAATTTCCAAAGCGCGTGAAAAATAATTGATGGCCTTTTGATTATCGCCAAGCTTTACAAAATCATAGCCCAGGTTATTATTGATCTGGCATATTAACCTTACATTATCCGCATGGCTTGCGGTGGCAATTTTCAGGGCCTTTAGTTCATAGCTGATCGCTGTTTTATAATCGCCCTGGGTATAATACAGCCTTCCTAATAACGCGTAAAGCCCCTGGGTTTCTGTGTAATGAGCCTGATCATAATAGGCTAATGCCTTTTTAGTTTCGGCAAAAGCAAGGGTATAATCATTCATCATCTGGTGCAGATCGGCTAATAACCGGTAACACCGGGCAAGTTCAACCAGTTGGTTTGTACGCTCAAAAGCGCTGACGGCCAGGTTCAGATAATGAATCCGGGAAACCATGGTTTGCTGCAAAAAATCCTGGCTGTAATATTCAGATAGTTCAAAATAGGCTTTACCAAGCAGCGTCCGGTTATGTGCCTGCTTAATTTGCTGTGTGGTTTGCTCAAGCAATGCGCGGCCGTTTTTGGATTGGCCGTTCGATTTGTAAAATGCCGAACGGATCAATGCAATACGAAAGTTGGTTTCGGCCTGTGGAGAGCGGTGATTAAGCTGTTCGGCCTGGTTAATAAAGTGAGAAGCACTATCCAATTGTGCCGGAGAAGGATGGCGCAGATGAGTGAAAAACTCCGCCAGTTGCAGTACAACGTTGATCCGGTTGGCGGCAGAGCCCGGGAAGCTTTTTTGCGAAAGCAAAGAATCAACATGGCGCCTGGTAATTTCCTGCGCGTTTGCTGAAATGGCCAAAAGAAAGCACAGGATAATCAGTTTGCATTTTCGTATCGTATCAGCTCGTTTCATCGTTGGTTGGGAGCCTGTATGCATCAATCTTTTTTTAAATTTAGGTATATTCAAGTACATCTGCTAATTTTAAAGCTGTACTTGTGTGATGTAATTTATTAGTAATCAGCTATTTTTGAGCTTTGTTAAAACGAATGACGGGGATATCGAAAAAGAAATTGCATTAAAAAACATTAGTACGGCTACATCAGCATTAACAGGGTCTTTTAATATATTTTATCCGGTATAAATATATCCGTATTTGACAGATCGTCATTGATCAGGATGCTGCAGCTCAGTACATTTCTTTTGATTGTTGAGTGATGTCCGGTAATTTGTACCAAACAGGTGCCGCAGCTCCCCATTCCGCAGCACAGCCCAAAGCCCGGAATTGCCAGGTTATCACATATGAGCGACATTAAACTGTGATATTGCCCGGGGAACGTATGGATACGTTCGCTGTTGTCCAGGTAATGTAATGTAAACAGGATAGTGTTTTTTTCAGGCATCGTCTGCTTCTTTAAACTTTAACCGGTGCGATAGGTAAATTAATGAAAAAATCCCCGGTTACCCGTAATACCCGGAATGATGCACGGTTTTAAGCCAGTGGTAAACTGAAGTGAAAAACAGATCCTGTACCGCTTTCGCTTTCTGCCCAGATCTGTCCCTCGTGCCGGCGAACGATCTCGGCACTCAAATAAAGGCCAATACCGAAACCTGAAATATGACGGGTTTGGTTGCTTTCAACCCGGTAATAACGGTCAAAGATCCTCGGGAGGTCCTGGGCATTGACCCCCATTCCCTCATCTTTTATGCTAACCCGGGCAAAGCCATTGACGGAAGCGCATTTCACTTCGATCTTCCTGCGTTTAGGCGAGTATTTAACGGCGTTGCTAATTAGGTTGGAAATTACCGAGCCGATCTTTTCCCTGTCGGCATTAACCTGCACATGATTACTGATATCGATATGAATAATATGAGTGGAAACAGTGAGCCCGTATTCCTCAACAACTTCCCTGATCAGCAGGTCCAGATCAAATAATTCTTTATTAATAGCGATTTTACCTGATTCCAGGCGCGATATATTCAGGAACCCGTTGATCATGCTGCTCATCCTCTTCGCCTGGATATCCGCTTTTTCCATAGCGCCCGCGAGAAAATTATCAGGA from Mucilaginibacter sp. SJ includes:
- a CDS encoding tetratricopeptide repeat-containing sensor histidine kinase; this encodes MAISANAQEITRRHVDSLLSQKSFPGSAANRINVVLQLAEFFTHLRHPSPAQLDSASHFINQAEQLNHRSPQAETNFRIALIRSAFYKSNGQSKNGRALLEQTTQQIKQAHNRTLLGKAYFELSEYYSQDFLQQTMVSRIHYLNLAVSAFERTNQLVELARCYRLLADLHQMMNDYTLAFAETKKALAYYDQAHYTETQGLYALLGRLYYTQGDYKTAISYELKALKIATASHADNVRLICQINNNLGYDFVKLGDNQKAINYFSRALEIAKSEKDNATIYLLAGNIVDVYLRMRQPQKAKAFLTQVTQKFVHPSGKLYEGGDEVSQTYLKIYLALKQYSEAKLYCDKLIQQTNNPNLNLYARSSYYELIIKFYTATARFAEALKYLKMNQDLLRKIGNANDLGTNETLWFGLDTSRRQYQSAIHHLISASAIKDSIFSTTKSKQIEQLQIEFETRQKEAQITLLNQKSKLEQANLQQANLVKNLTIGAIFLLLVIAALLFRQNVHKQKSNEVITSKNILLEDLLLQKEWLLKEVHHRVKNNLQIVMSILNTQSAYLQNDIALEAIRGSQHRVNAIALLHQKLYSSTTTALVSMPAYIGELIDYLSDSFDTGYRQIKIKQVLNPLNLDPALAVPIGLILNEAITNAIKYAFDHKGGEIMVSLSTSDDENAILKVSDTGRGLPPDFDFGEANSLGMEMMKALGKQLKGKFVIENGQGVTLMITFPIEQNREEVFEEKDYL
- a CDS encoding 2Fe-2S iron-sulfur cluster-binding protein, translating into MPEKNTILFTLHYLDNSERIHTFPGQYHSLMSLICDNLAIPGFGLCCGMGSCGTCLVQITGHHSTIKRNVLSCSILINDDLSNTDIFIPDKIY